One Ascaphus truei isolate aAscTru1 chromosome 9, aAscTru1.hap1, whole genome shotgun sequence genomic region harbors:
- the LOC142503265 gene encoding olfactory receptor class A-like protein 1, whose translation MEISLLFKALGFILLLVIGIPGNVFILLKFTYIKFIEKKLMPASIILVTLALTNLLVVISRIIPQTLDALGVENLLDDTECKLVLLTYRVSRSMSICLTTLLSCHQCMLIGPKTRYWTYIKTIITQNICFIVILLFCFNMSLTSSTILYSRKRINSTTSPYTLHLVYCDVDFLTYVSYFIYLLISIIREILFVVLMTLSSGYMVSVLHQHGKSMKGMRSSNRGQNKTVEYKASMAIILLVALYVVLFGIDNSIWIYSLSPSSVIPAMNETRIFLAASYSALSPIIIIATNPKLQITYLYMHLFQMCVWVIWHQHVAVHVCFGLSFVSYERNGDGNDHKHIHTTTTKQLNLHSLEQ comes from the exons ATGGAGATAAGTCTTCTTTTCAAAGCCCTCGGCTTCATTCTCCTGCTAGTGATAGGAATTCCTGGAAATGTCTTCATTCTATTGAAATTTACCTATATCAAGTTTATAGAGAAGAAACTCATGCCAGCCAGCATCATCCTGGTGACCCTGGCACTAACAAATCTTCTTGTGGTTATCTCCCGTATCATCCCCCAAACACTAGATGCTTTAGGAGTGGAGAATTTACTAGATGACACAGAGTGTAAACTTGTCCTTCTCACCTACAGAGTGAGTAGATCCATGTCTATCTGTCTCACTACTTTGCTTAGCTGTCACCAATGCATGCTCATCGGTCCAAAGACTAGATATTGGACTTACATCAAGACAATCATAACTCAGAATATATGTTTCATTGTTATACTGCTCTTTTGTTTTAATATGTCTTTAACATCGTCCACTATTTTGTATTCACGGAAAAGAATAAATTCTACAACCTCGCCATACACGCTACATTTGGTGTATTGTGATGTTGACTTTTTGACCTATGTCTCTTACTTTATATATTTACTGATATCCATAATACGAGAGATCCTGTTTGTGGTGCTGATGACCCTGTCCAGCGGCTACATGGTGTCTGTGTTGCACCAGCATGGGAAATCAATGAAAGGCATGCGCAGCTCCAATAGGGGCCAAAATAAGACAGTTGAATACAAGGCCTCCATGGCGATCATCTTGCTGGTTGCACTTTATGTGGTCTTGTTTGGCATAGATAACTCCATATGGATCTACTCCCTATCGCCGTCCTCTGTGATCCCTGCAATGAATGAAACTCGGATATTTCTTGCTGCCTCTTACTCTGCCCTGAGTCCTATTATTATCATTGCCACGAACCCCAAACTACA AATCACATACCTGTATATGCATCTGTTTCAGATGTGTGTCTGGGTGATTTGGCACCAACATGTTGCTGTACATGTATGCTTTGGATTGTCTTTTGTATCTTATGAAAG